In Mycobacterium sp. 050128, one genomic interval encodes:
- a CDS encoding sensor domain-containing protein has product MASNSRSRPFGSIRKLWPAAIAGCTVMLMSGCAHPSTPAKSQQHVTHVDDMIVGLDEVRRIAKADDLDRAEADLKKPAPSDANAAEPCRVVGHNELTFGNNWTEFRSAGYHGVTDDIVPMGRAMINGVTQAAGRYPNPDAAQGAFRQLESSLHACMDLHDPNYSFALDKPDPSTLRLSAHQWSHLYRVKSAVLASVGVVGLEASDQIANSVLQIITDRIG; this is encoded by the coding sequence ATGGCGTCGAATTCGCGATCGCGACCATTCGGCTCGATTCGTAAACTGTGGCCGGCCGCAATCGCGGGCTGCACGGTGATGCTGATGTCGGGATGCGCGCATCCGAGCACTCCGGCCAAGTCGCAGCAGCATGTCACACATGTCGACGACATGATCGTCGGACTCGACGAGGTCCGCCGCATCGCCAAAGCCGACGATCTCGACCGCGCCGAGGCGGACCTGAAGAAGCCAGCCCCTTCGGACGCCAACGCCGCCGAACCGTGTCGGGTAGTCGGCCACAATGAGCTCACCTTCGGCAACAACTGGACGGAATTTCGCAGCGCGGGTTATCACGGGGTCACCGACGACATCGTGCCGATGGGCCGGGCCATGATCAATGGAGTCACCCAGGCGGCAGGGCGCTATCCGAATCCCGATGCGGCGCAAGGCGCATTCCGTCAGCTGGAATCGTCGCTGCACGCGTGTATGGATCTGCACGATCCGAACTACAGCTTCGCCCTCGACAAGCCGGATCCGTCGACATTGCGGCTCAGCGCCCACCAGTGGAGCCATCTGTACCGCGTCAAGTCCGCGGTGCTGGCGTCGGTCGGCGTGGTGGGTCTTGAAGCCTCGGATCAGATCGCGAATTCCGTTTTACAGATCATCACCGATCGCATCGGCTAG
- the mrx1 gene encoding mycoredoxin Mrx1 yields the protein MSNAPITVYTTSWCGYCHRLMTVLKSNGIPYETVDIEHDPAAAEFVGSVNGGNRTVPTVKFADGSTLTNPSAAEVKAKLAQVAG from the coding sequence ATGAGCAACGCTCCGATTACCGTTTACACGACGTCATGGTGTGGCTATTGCCACCGACTCATGACCGTGCTCAAGTCCAACGGAATCCCCTACGAGACCGTCGACATCGAGCACGACCCGGCGGCCGCCGAATTCGTCGGTTCGGTCAACGGCGGCAACCGGACCGTGCCAACGGTGAAGTTCGCCGACGGATCGACGCTGACCAACCCGAGTGCTGCCGAGGTGAAAGCGAAGCTGGCTCAGGTCGCCGGCTGA